A portion of the Sulfurospirillum diekertiae genome contains these proteins:
- a CDS encoding EAL domain-containing protein, translating to MVYKLIQDNRIHIHFQPIVSIRSAKVIGYEALMRAFDENNEPLSPIFVFDQAKSENLTFELDKYARIKALERFKSILEVNNEVLLFLNFESHLLDSNISFADFAFYTLANDLGIPPSRIVIEIKEYQIKDSERLKQFCDFYKDHGFLIALDDFGAGNANFDRISTVRPHIVKVDRSIVYNVHNNFIHKEILKSIANMCFNIGALVLAEGVEEEEEILRSLKLDIDLFQGFWFARPSASMCDKALLDEKITYIGAKHTQNVKASMQHKEFLIESAKAYTHTIIESIKTTHKTDLFDFLEEFDIIEAIYCINANTGIQEGNTFFISTDTNEFFQPARDGDNHALKEYFYITKESKRGNYLSQKYISRASGRMCRTFAQKFVLDNHEHILCLDLKVQTL from the coding sequence GTGGTTTATAAGCTTATACAAGACAACCGTATTCATATCCATTTTCAACCGATTGTCTCTATCCGCAGTGCCAAAGTCATTGGGTATGAAGCACTGATGCGCGCCTTTGATGAAAATAATGAGCCCCTTTCTCCTATCTTTGTTTTTGACCAAGCCAAAAGCGAAAACCTCACGTTCGAACTTGATAAGTACGCCCGTATTAAAGCATTGGAGCGTTTTAAATCGATTTTAGAAGTCAATAACGAAGTGCTATTATTTCTTAACTTTGAATCTCACCTGCTTGATAGCAATATTAGCTTTGCCGACTTCGCTTTTTACACCCTTGCCAATGATCTTGGCATTCCTCCTTCGCGTATTGTAATTGAGATCAAAGAGTACCAAATCAAAGACAGCGAACGTCTCAAACAGTTCTGTGATTTTTATAAAGACCATGGCTTTCTGATCGCCCTTGATGATTTTGGCGCAGGCAATGCCAACTTTGACCGTATTTCTACGGTTCGCCCCCATATTGTCAAAGTCGATCGCTCCATCGTTTATAATGTACATAACAATTTCATTCATAAAGAGATTTTAAAATCCATCGCCAATATGTGCTTTAACATCGGCGCACTTGTCTTAGCCGAAGGCGTTGAGGAAGAAGAGGAGATACTACGCTCTTTAAAACTTGATATTGACCTCTTTCAAGGCTTTTGGTTTGCCAGACCAAGTGCCTCAATGTGTGACAAAGCCCTTTTAGATGAGAAGATTACCTACATTGGAGCGAAGCATACTCAAAATGTTAAAGCCTCCATGCAACACAAAGAATTTTTAATCGAAAGTGCTAAAGCCTATACGCATACGATTATTGAATCGATTAAAACAACCCATAAAACAGATCTTTTTGATTTTCTGGAAGAATTTGACATCATTGAAGCCATTTATTGCATTAATGCTAACACGGGTATACAAGAGGGCAATACCTTTTTTATCAGTACCGATACCAACGAGTTTTTCCAACCCGCACGAGACGGCGACAATCATGCGCTCAAAGAGTATTTTTACATTACCAAAGAATCAAAACGAGGCAATTATCTCAGTCAAAAGTATATTTCCCGTGCATCGGGACGTATGTGTCGAACTTTTGCCCAAAAATTTGTCTTAGATAACCATGAGCACATTCTCTGTTTGGATCTTAAAGTACAAACGCTTTAG
- a CDS encoding FAD:protein FMN transferase — MYIAHFSAFTTPCELQFDVATKEEGDHILASLVTDVKYLQKQYSFFESTSEIYAINHRQSDTLTLSKELSALLALALFYARVTQGAFDIALAGTLKQAQKAISLHEYQAICTKLTPFASFTALSLEGERLHFSNPYTQIDLGGVVKEYAVDQTIMRLQTMGISSALVNFGGDIAAYGMCHDEPWCVGIQDPKNPDVNVSTVMLRDASLCTSGHSKRYTSIEQHRFSHIISPHSEQRYAQMSIIAPTTVDAGIWCTALLVNPALLLPKHITKAFVL; from the coding sequence GTGTATATTGCCCATTTTTCAGCTTTTACAACACCGTGTGAACTTCAGTTCGATGTAGCCACCAAAGAAGAGGGTGATCACATTCTTGCTTCTTTGGTGACAGATGTCAAATACCTGCAAAAACAGTACAGTTTTTTTGAATCTACCTCCGAAATTTATGCCATCAACCACCGCCAAAGCGATACGCTCACTCTTAGTAAAGAGCTTTCTGCCCTTTTAGCGTTGGCGTTATTTTATGCTCGTGTAACGCAAGGTGCTTTTGATATTGCTCTTGCTGGAACACTCAAACAAGCGCAAAAAGCAATTTCATTGCACGAATACCAAGCGATCTGTACTAAATTAACACCCTTTGCTAGCTTTACAGCATTAAGTCTTGAAGGTGAGAGACTCCATTTTTCAAATCCTTATACGCAGATTGATTTGGGCGGTGTTGTCAAAGAGTATGCGGTAGATCAGACCATCATGCGACTTCAAACGATGGGGATTAGCTCAGCCTTGGTGAATTTTGGAGGGGATATTGCAGCGTATGGAATGTGCCATGATGAGCCTTGGTGTGTTGGTATTCAAGACCCCAAAAACCCTGATGTGAATGTCTCAACGGTAATGTTAAGAGATGCATCGCTGTGCACGTCGGGACATTCTAAACGTTACACTTCCATTGAGCAACACCGCTTTTCACATATTATCTCACCGCATAGCGAGCAGAGGTATGCTCAAATGAGTATCATCGCTCCGACAACGGTGGATGCGGGCATTTGGTGTACGGCACTTTTAGTGAACCCTGCGTTACTTTTACCCAAACATATCACTAAAGCGTTTGTACTTTAA
- a CDS encoding EF-hand domain-containing protein gives MTIGNSLTSSYSSNVHSQSSASSMSSSSQDFGNVMSQMASSLMTSMDTNNNNSIDKSEFQQAIDSLSGNSSNSSSSSSADKIFSALDTNKDGTISSDELLSALKQAQSSDDASATQTSTKKSIEDLQSSLLQKILAAYGSTDTTTSSNASLIA, from the coding sequence ATGACAATTGGCAATAGTCTTACATCGTCTTATAGCAGTAATGTCCATAGTCAAAGCAGTGCAAGTAGCATGTCTTCATCATCACAGGATTTTGGTAATGTGATGAGCCAAATGGCATCATCACTGATGACGTCAATGGATACCAACAATAACAACAGCATTGATAAGTCCGAATTTCAACAAGCTATTGATTCATTATCGGGTAATTCAAGTAACTCTAGCAGTTCAAGTAGTGCCGATAAAATCTTTAGTGCCCTTGATACCAATAAAGATGGAACGATCAGTTCAGATGAGCTTTTAAGTGCTTTAAAACAAGCTCAGTCATCGGATGATGCTTCTGCAACACAAACATCCACTAAAAAATCAATTGAAGATTTGCAATCAAGTTTATTACAAAAGATTTTGGCAGCATACGGCAGTACCGATACAACCACAAGTAGTAACGCAAGTCTTATCGCTTAA
- a CDS encoding undecaprenyl-diphosphate phosphatase has protein sequence MDILQSIIMGIVEGFTEFLPVSSTGHMIIVGDWLGVKQDNFIKAYEIIIQFAAILAVVLNYKEKFSPKKIDLWMKLAVAFFPLGLVGFIFAKQVKELFSIEIVAIMFIIGGVIFLMVEKYYKPKEHFIDDVEKVSYKQAFWIGIAQIFALIPGTSRAGSTIIGAMLVGLTRKASAEFSFLLAFPVMCATTGYDIVKHRHELFTDTNFTVLAIGFVVSFIVAYGTIKLFLQFLQKFTFVSFGIYRIIFGVALLAYYAQ, from the coding sequence GTGGATATTTTGCAATCAATTATTATGGGAATCGTAGAGGGTTTCACTGAGTTTTTGCCTGTTTCTTCAACGGGGCATATGATTATTGTTGGCGATTGGCTGGGTGTTAAACAAGACAATTTCATCAAAGCGTATGAAATTATCATTCAGTTTGCGGCGATTTTAGCCGTGGTTTTAAACTATAAAGAGAAGTTTTCCCCTAAAAAAATAGACCTTTGGATGAAACTGGCCGTAGCCTTTTTCCCCCTTGGTCTTGTAGGATTTATTTTTGCGAAGCAAGTCAAAGAACTCTTTAGCATCGAAATTGTCGCCATCATGTTTATCATTGGGGGTGTTATTTTCTTGATGGTGGAGAAGTATTATAAGCCTAAAGAGCATTTTATCGACGATGTGGAAAAGGTGAGTTATAAACAAGCTTTTTGGATCGGTATTGCTCAAATTTTTGCGCTCATTCCAGGTACCAGTCGCGCAGGTTCTACCATCATTGGAGCGATGCTTGTAGGCTTGACGCGTAAAGCCAGCGCAGAGTTTTCGTTTTTACTTGCGTTTCCTGTCATGTGTGCGACGACGGGATATGACATCGTTAAACACCGCCATGAACTCTTTACAGACACTAATTTTACGGTTTTAGCCATTGGTTTTGTCGTCTCTTTTATCGTGGCGTATGGGACGATTAAGCTCTTTTTACAATTTTTGCAGAAGTTTACGTTCGTGAGTTTTGGCATCTACCGCATCATTTTTGGAGTGGCTCTTTTAGCGTATTATGCGCAATAA
- a CDS encoding flavin reductase family protein yields the protein MLLDFSKLDATSIYKLISNTVTPRPIAWISTEHNGITNLAPFSYFIPLSSEPPMLIVSIGKKEDGSPKDTLANVLNGSKATINFVSKELKDVMSQSAASLPYEQSEFETFEIKSEIPLNNYPKMVKGTKAAFFCRFVKTISIEGSETTPCLLLVEHAYYADEIIDEALHVKLDNVGRVGSKFLVDGSLVL from the coding sequence ATGCTTTTAGACTTCTCAAAACTGGATGCAACGAGCATTTACAAACTCATCTCCAACACCGTTACGCCACGTCCTATTGCATGGATCAGCACCGAACATAACGGCATCACCAACCTTGCTCCTTTTAGCTATTTTATACCGCTCTCCTCTGAGCCTCCGATGCTCATCGTCTCTATTGGAAAAAAAGAAGATGGTAGCCCCAAAGACACGCTGGCTAACGTTTTGAATGGCTCAAAAGCCACGATTAATTTTGTCTCCAAAGAGCTCAAAGATGTGATGAGCCAAAGTGCCGCCAGCCTTCCTTACGAGCAAAGTGAATTTGAAACATTTGAGATAAAAAGTGAAATACCGCTTAACAACTACCCCAAAATGGTCAAAGGTACCAAGGCCGCATTTTTCTGTCGTTTTGTCAAAACGATATCCATTGAAGGAAGCGAAACGACACCTTGTTTGCTACTAGTGGAGCATGCTTATTATGCCGATGAAATCATCGATGAAGCGTTACATGTAAAACTGGACAACGTGGGACGCGTGGGTTCAAAATTTTTAGTGGATGGCTCGC